A single region of the Tursiops truncatus isolate mTurTru1 chromosome 18, mTurTru1.mat.Y, whole genome shotgun sequence genome encodes:
- the SPRY2 gene encoding protein sprouty homolog 2, with product MEARAQSGSGSQPLLQAARDGGRQRGEPDPRDALAQQVHVLSLDQIRAIRNTNEYTEGPTVVPRPGLKPAPRPSAQHKHERLHGLPEHRQPPRPQHSQAHASARATLSRSVSTVSSGSRSSTRTSTSSISSEQRLLGSSFSSGPVADGIIRVQPKSELQPGELKPLSKEDLGLHAYRCEDCGKCKCKECTYPRPLPSDWICHEQCLCSAQNVIDYGTCVCCVKGLFYHCSNDDEDNCADNPCSCSQSHCCTRWSAMGVMSLFLPCLWCYLPAKGCLKLCQGCYDRVNRPGCRCKNSNTVCCKVPTVPPRNFEKPT from the coding sequence ATGGAGGCCAGAGCTCAGAGTGGCAGCGGATCGCAGCCCTTGCTGCAGGCAGCCCGTGACGGTGGCAGGCAGCGTGGGGAGCCCGACCCCAGAGACGCCCTCGCCCAGCAGGTACACGTGCTGTCTCTGGATCAGATCAGAGCCATCCGAAACACCAATGAGTACACAGAGGGGCCTACTGTGGTCCCCAGACCTGGGCTCAAGCCTGCACCTCGCCCCTCCGCTCAGCACAAGCACGAGAGACTCCACGGTCTGCCTGAGCACCGCCAGCCCCCCAGGCCCCAGCACTCACAGGCCCACGCTTCTGCGAGGGCCACTCTGTCCAGGTCCGTCAGCACAGTCAGCTCGGGGTCTCGCAGCAGTACTAGGACAAGTACCAGCAGCATTTCCTCTGAACAGAGGCTCTTGGGATCATCCTTCTCCTCGGGGCCTGTTGCTGATGGGATAATCCGGGTGCAGCCCAAATCAGAGCTCCAGCCAGGTGAGCTTAAGCCGCTGAGCAAGGAGGATTTGGGGCTGCACGCCTACAGGTGTGAGGACTGCGGCAAGTGCAAATGTAAGGAGTGCACCTACCCAAGGCCTCTGCCATCGGATTGGATCTGCCACGAGCAGTGCCTTTGCTCGGCCCAGAACGTGATCGACTACGGGACCTGCGTGTGCTGTGTGAAAGGCCTCTTCTATCACTGTTCTAACGATGACGAGGACAACTGTGCTGACAACCCGTGTTCCTGCAGCCAGTCTCACTGTTGTACACGGTGGTCGGCCATGGGCGTCATGTCcctctttttgccttgtttatggtgtTACCTTCCAGCCAAGGGTTGCCTTAAATTGTGCCAGGGGTGTTATGACCGGGTGAACAGGCCTGGATGCCGttgtaaaaattcaaacacagtCTGCTGCAAAGTTCCCACTGTCCCACCCAGGAACTTTGAAAAACCAACATAG